TATTTGCCCACAAATATAGCTAATGTCCATAATTAGTTGTCATCACCGGTCCAAGTGAAATGGCATCGGAGCCGAGTCTGCAATCACACTCGCATCTGCAAACCCCAAGAAAATTATTCTCGTTGGCCGAACTGAAAGTAAAGTCATTACAGTGATTGAAGCTATCAAAAAAGTCAACCCAGacattgaaatttatttGTTGAAATCGATCTTCTCAACAACAAGAGCGTTCGACAAGCAGCAGAAAAGATAAAGACGTTGACAGACAAGATCAACATTTTTATCAGTAATGCTGGTGTTATGGCTGTAAAACACTATGCTACATCTGTAGAAGGAGTCGAAAGCCAATTTGCAGCTAACTATCTTGGTCATTTTCTTCTTACCAATCTCTTGGCCAAGGAGATAGTCGCTGCGGCTAGCGAAGGAGCAAGAATAGTGCAGGTTGGTAGTCTGGGATATCAGCTAGGAGAAACTCATATTGAAGACATCAATTTTAAGGTGAGTTGACAACTACAATTTCGTTCTTGTAGAAATGCGTGCTTGATGTGCAAACTAACTTCATTTTCCCAGGATGGAGAGACATACAATCCTTGGATTGCTTACGGACAAGCAAAAACCGCTATGCTACTATTCAATCTCGCTCTTGACAAGCGATTGAAGCAGAAGGGAATTACAGCATTGATCTGTCATCCTGGTGGTACGTCAAGTTCTACGCCGTGTTTGTTCTTTACTAACGAGTTACCAAAGTCACCCTAGAGAGCAAGTTGTTGGTCAACTCAAGTGTAGACAACGACTCATTTGTAGATGCCTACGTTTTGGCAATTAAACGCAACGACGGCAAGTTTTCTCGCTCGCACCTGCTCATTTACGCATACAGCAGACAGCACGGCTAACTGTATATCAGGAAACCCGCTTCCCCCACAAGTCATGGTGACTTTGAAGCAAGCAGCAGGAGTCGTGCTTTTCACGGCTCTGAATCCATCTCTAACAGGTCTGAAACTCCCAATCCCGAAAGTGCGCACCCGCTAACCCTAAATTCCACAGAGGCTGCACCAGCATTCATCGTGGAAAACGAAATTTACACAGAGACCAAGGAGTATGCCCTCAATGAGGAGACAGCCGAGGGGTTGTGGAAGCTTAGTGAGAAGCTTGTGGGAGAGACATTTGTGTACTGAACTAGAGTACGGGATAATGATGCCTAGAGATTGAATCTGCTTGATGGCCTAAAAAGATGGTTTCTTGGATAAATGTATCAGATTTATCattgaaatgaatcaaaTGACAAATTACTATAACTTGACAATACTTCACCTCTTTTGTTTGCcgatttctttttggtaGAGTGTACAAACGGGGGCTGCATTGCCTTGGCTTGTCTCTGCTACAATTGCTGCCCTTTCAAGAAGATTGGAATAATCTCAAAACATCTTATATACCTACTTCTATAGCGATATCGAAATCAAGTAGATGAATTTCAATTGCACCAAACTGAACTAGACTGAACCACGAATTCGACCCAATTCCATCAAATCCGACCCACAAAATTCGGAGACTCCCAAAGCACCCAAAGTCCAATAAATATCTGAACCCCATTCGAACATTGATGAACAAGTACAACCTTTATATGGGAACAATACCAATAACAATGATGagaataaatgatttgaattccaAGAAAGATGAATCGATTATCGATTGAATTCTAGGTAAATTTCATACCCATCACCCATAATGGACAATtcaaagagaaaatgaatatacAAACCCTCAGCGTGGAAAATTTCGTCAAATTGATATCTCTACTCAATCATACACGTACGTATCTAACCCTAATATACCAGTCCCCCCAATTCATTTCGATTCACCCTTCATTCAATTACCCTCACAATCTCTTCatttatttacaaatttaTTTCTTGCCTTCAATCACTTCCACCAACTCCGCCTTGATTTTTCTCTTGCCGGTACTCTCCTCCTTGACATCACTAATCCTCACCATCACCTTTCCAAACAATTCAATTCTAACCTCTCTACTTCCCTTCGTTTGTAAAACATAATTCTCTGCATCAAAATCACCCTCTGGTTCTGGTTCCGCCAAATCTCTCAAACGAATAAGTGATTCGATACCAAATCTGGGTACAAAGACTACAAAGCCATTGCTAAAAACCTTCATGACaaaaccttcttcttcgacgATACGACCTTTGAGTGCTTGACCAACATAGTATTCGATGGAGGCACGACCAGCTTGTTGAGCATTGCGATGACGAACATTGATGTTCTTGCAAACACCTTCTAGTTTTCCCTTACTGCGGACACTCGCAGCAAGAGGCTCATAATCGATTGCCGCAGCCAGTTGACGATGCGCGACAAGATCTGCATAACGACGAATGGGAGATGTAAAGTGAGTATAGATCTCAGATGCAAGACCGTAATGGCGGAACTCGGGGTATGCTTGTGTACCAGAACAGAAATATTCTGCAGACATCATGCAACGAGTTGCCATAATACGAACAAGGGTATTGAAGAAAGGTTCGGCGGGGTCAACGCATCCATCAAGGGTGTCGGCAAGTTCTCTCGATGAGCCAACCTTAAGTTCAAGACCACGCTTGACCTTGAGTTGATTGGCAAGTTCTTCGAAGTTTGTCTTGGGAGGAGCGGCGTGACGACGAAGCATGGCTGTTTGAGGGAACGCTGAATAAATCTTTGCTGCTACACTAGTGTTTGCGAGAAGCATAAATTCTTCAACCAATGACATAGTGTCAAGGTGCTTTTTCTGTTTGATATCTATTGGGTCAGAAGTCTCAGATTCCATCTCCACTTTAACTTCTGGTGACGAGAGACTCAAAGCTCCAGCATCCATACGCTTTTGCTTGAATTTCTTAGACAACATCAGGAGAGTACGAATGTTGGTAGTAAGTTCATCTTGAGCCGACGCATCATCAACACGCTTTTGAGCGTCTTCGTAACTAAATGCTTCTCGCGATTTAATGACAGATTTGGTGTACTCTGAATTAACAATCTCGGCATCCGGTGTGATTTCCCATAAACAAGAAAATGCATATCTCTCGACATATGGCTTAAGAGAACACAAATCCGTCCCAAGTAACATCGGTAACATGTCAATTCGCTTATCTACTAGATAAACGGTCGTGCCTCGTATACTCGCTTCTGCATCCATTGCATTATTTGGCTTGACGAAATGTGAGACATCTGCAATATGCACACCCACTTCGTAATTGCCATTGGGCAAAGGTCTCGCATGCAATGCGTCATCAATATCTTGACAGCCTATTGGATCAATACTGCAAATGTTAAGACCTCGAAGGTCGCGTCTGTTTTTCCATCCAGGATCATCCACACTTGGAGGTACAATCCAATCATGCCCTTCTGCAGGTAAGCAGTCTAAGACTGTTTTCGGGAATGGTCTGTATTGTACGTCGTATTCCAAAAGTAAAGCCTCTGTCTCGGCACCTTTTGTTTCTAGTTCGCCGAGCGAACGAACAAAATGACCAACCGGATATCTAGAATCTCTATCCCACGAGTCGATGGTGACTAAAACCCGCTTTCCTAATATCTCACCCGCTTGTCGCGTTCTTACACGAATTTTTGGTATCCTCTTGTCCATGGGAATGAGAAAAACGGTTTGTTGCTTGCGACCCTGCTTCACCGACTGACTAACAGATGATTCGTCCACATGACCGACATATTGTCTCCAATTACGCTTTACGACACCAACTACTCTAGCAGTTGGCTGAGGACGATTCTCCGTACCCTTGCTGTGGGTCTTCTTTACTTCTTCTTGCAGCGCACGTCTTTCCTTCTCGGTAACGACAGCTTCTCCCTCATCAGCATCGGCATTTTCATCCTTGTTCAAGGTTTCTTCCTCGATGATTTTTGTGGAAGGCTCTTTCCATTGGTCTTTCGGTAATACTTCGATAACAACAACGTCACCCTGAACAgatctatttatattctcTCTGCCAAGAACAAGTAATGATTTGTCGAAAGCGGGGACATTTACAGACCCCTCCAAATAGTTGTATGGTGAAACATTAAAAATACCCTGATGTAACGTGCCGTTCTTGACACCAGTCATCATTTTCGACACTGAATAATATTCCTGGTATAGGTTTCCCGAAGTTCTAGCATCTCGGGCTTCTTTGTCTTCTTGTGCTGCACTGATCATATCCAGTAGTCGATCTGCATCCTCCAACCCACTAACATATTCCCGGAGGGAGCATGCTTGAATGCCATCACGCTTTGCTTTTCTGAGATTCTCCTTATCATCACTAAGCATTACAACGGCGGGTATCTTTTTCGAACGTCCTCCCGAAGCTTTTACTGCTTGTGTAATATGTTCATCGTACCACTTGACCGCGCGTCGAACCGCTCTATCATTTCTATCATTTATGCTTTCTCCAGTCTCCCGAACCACATAAGTCTCCAGACGAAAATCATTGAAGAAAACATGAAATCGTTTGTCCTCGCTCTTCGTAAGCCCGATCAACCGATTGTATAGCGGCAATGATCTATTTCGTAGTTCCTCAAGCACAGTCTGTAAGATGATGACATCGTAGAAGGCCGATGCCTGTTCGAAAAGATCGAGGGCGTTCAATAACGCATTGGTATCGGGTACCAGGTAATGTCCTTGAGGGTATGCTGCTGTTCCCGCAGGGGTGTCCGAAAGAACGAAGGGTGGTACTGCATTCAAGTGAGTCTTCTATCATGCAAAGGTATCATATACATTATCGAGATTAAACTTACCAACACCACTCGCATCTGGTGGCGCAGTCTTGAGGCAGCTGTCGCAAAGTTTGGATGAGCAGGGAATATCTTGTCGAAGATATAATTCACGGACAATCTTCTGAACTTTGCCACTTTTGGTGGATCGTACATAGACTTTGCTCGATATATTGGAGGAGTAGGGATCCGATCCCATAGATCGTTTGAGACTCGTCATATTGGCTGAAATGATAAGATTGTTTTGGAAGGGTTGTTCAACAGCTTGCGACAGCTTGTGTGCAAATTGAGGAAATTTAGACGCGATAGACGCTTGCAGCGGCTACGATAGATCTTATCAGACACCAGGCAGGAGCGATAAGAGCTTATCGTCCACCTGGTGAAACTTGACATATCACATTTCAAACCAGCCGAACCACCTCACAATTTGGAATTCTTTACACGAGAGCAATGTCATATTGTATCCAACgtgtttctttctcttgccCTCAGCGTACATCGAATCGAACGGACATAGCCAAAAACGCACTTTGAGAGATCATAACCTCAAAATCTAACATCACAGGTACATTCACATCCAAGCAAATCCTTTTCAAGGGTTCAAGTGATTTAAATCTAATGTTCATACCCCTCCCTTCGAAATGTCGTGCACACATTCCATTTTCGAAGCTTAAGCGTCACCCCGAAAGAGATACAAAACAAGATATACAAAGAAATGCCTCCCGATAATGCATAATGACCGTTTCATCTGCACTCTCGTACACGTGATGTATATCTGTATAGCATACCTCCCCACCGAGGAATGTATGAATTGCCGGGCAAACGAGCAGCAAAACTATATGTGTCACTTGACTTCCGATATCCTGGAAGCAGGTATCTCGTGGCAAAGGAACGTTCCGATTTGTAACGAGTCACTTTGATGAACCTAGAATTTGAGACTTTGTCTTACTTCTGAGTTTGTCTGCTGTTTAGAGTTGCTTCTAGCCCATCTTCATGCGAAATAGATCCGAAGTGGGAAGGAAACCCAGCTTAGAAAGCTTTAGAGATGGCGAAGAATGCAGCAAATATGCAGTATGATAAGGATATGTCTCAGAAGCTTTGAGTTTGCGCTGAAGCatgaaatggaagaaggTTTGAATTGTTAATCTATTCCATGGGGCATTGGGCTTAGAACTAAGGAATTTAAAAAGGGTCCATCCAAACTCAATATCATAACTATTAGCCTAGCGAGTCGATGTCATGAATGTGGTTGGCTGCTAAAAATCTTGTGCAGGTGGTCCTCTACTCCCGTCACCATATACTCCGTAAAAACTGAACCCCCCAAGACCACCCGCAGTCGAATTGCGGGAGGAAGCTCAGACACACCTCTTTGCTTACAGTAGTGGGCTCGACGGGTAATCCAGGATGAAAAATCGGGAGGGATGCGCCCGTAAGCCTCCACGCACAGCCTGATGTTGTGCATGCTAAGACCAACCAAAGAGAATCATGCTCATGCACTGAGCATACAATGACTGGTTGGCTCTTGATATCTCGTTGCTTGCCGAATAATCAGACCCCTTCGAAATGTGATGTTGACCGGGGAAGAAGACTTGCTAGTGGCTTAGAATTAGGGCGAGGAGCACAGAAAGGTCCGCTAAAAAATGTCTTAGCTTGAATGGACCAGGTTAAAATGATCCTATGACCATTCCTCGCACACATTCAGAATATAGAGAATATGCAAGCGCGGCTCTGCCCGTGTTAATCATGAATCGTAAATAAATCATTGGCAAAGGATAAAAAAGGGAAACTGGGTAGATCTGCCGCGTTCTAGCAAAAAGTGGATTCACAGCTACTTGAGTCATCTGTAACCGCAACTTTTGGCTATAAACTTACACTTTGACCAATCGTATCTCAGAAATATTTTTGTGTAATGTGCTCCGTAGAGTGCGAAGCGATGCTATAATTTTGCGAGTGTCTAGCGCGGTAGATGCAACAAAGAGTCATCTCCACTACCGATTTGATATCAGCGATGTCGATACAGAAACAGGATCAGGCTTGGGGGATATTCTTCGAGAAATGATAGGCGCTATTCACACAAAGGCAGTAATATTTTTCAGCCACGACGGGATACGGAAGGTCGTATTCTCTCGTAGACCTTGTTCAGATGCTAATCACGTCCTGAACCTCCGGTTAGTCATATTTTCTGATGATCTCCACGGCGCAGTATGAAAAGCATGTGAATTGATCATTGAAAGCCAGGCAGTGATAAGGATAGAACAAGGATGAAAATAACTTGGACCTGAGCCGGTCTCAATAGGGCAGACACGGCTCCGAGATCTCCGTTGTATAAAGATGCCGAAACCTCCCCTGACAAAAAGATATGGGGAATTTAGTTTCCGAAGACGTCGCGCCGTAACGTATCTTTTATGTCTTGAGAAAGGCAGGGGCTCCACACTGGCTTTTGCGATGGTGATTCAATGGAGTTACGAATCCATCAATATTAGCCCACATTCAGACCTTGGCCAATTGGGGGCTTTGGAGATATTGGCGACATCATGACTGCAATCCTCCTGACCAATACGACGTGAATATCATTAATGTTCTTCACGAGCTAGAATTCACCTGAAGTTTTGGTATTGAAATATCCTAATACTTTGGACGAATATCAAGTATCCTAATAAAACTAAGTGTGATTCTTGGACATCTGTTGTTGAGGTTTCTCTGAAATGCATTACATCTATGTTAATGTCTTAATGGCTGAGCAGCCTAGCAACCTTGCTGTGATGGTATGAAATTGTTCGGTACATTGGCACTCCGTGCAAAACTGCATTATAATGATTGTAGTGAAATTAATGGAATCTTGTTTCGATTCGTCTGCATTGTCAGCGCTAGAAATAGTTTTAAGGGGCCACTCATATGTACCTCCGTACATTCTGCGTCGGACATGAATCTGCTACATGCTTGCTTCAAAGTTGTGATGTTCAAGCTCGGGTACATCGTGACAACGTGTCAAATTAGCCAGAAAGTGTGCAAAGAGATTGCTCGACACTCTCTTGAGTGCTCAATccttgaaagaaaagaaagattgggCTAACTTGCTTACACTACGGTCGTTTCCTCCAAATTGGGCGAGAGGCACGTTCAAACCATTGGAGCTGCATATAATACCCCATCAGGCAATTACCAACTTTTGGAGATCCACTAACATCGTGATAATTGTACGGGGGTACTGCAGGCTGATTTCATTGATATGTAATCATATCCTTGAAGAAAAAGCGGGAATCCCTGACATCTTCGGTTTTGCAAGCCTGGCTACTGCAATTCATTCTGTGCAAAAATGGAGGCAGTTATCAAGAAAATCGAATAAGGACAGTAACAATATAACATCGTCATTGATTGTGAGATTTGAGACATCCTATCGCTTCTCCATAAATATATGTGCCAGTGACCATAACTTTCAAGCCCCGCGGCCGGAATACGATTGGAAGCTCGAGACGCGCATCATCTGGAGCTTTGAAGGTTAAGGTCGTGTTTGAAGATCAAAGGAAACT
The sequence above is drawn from the Botrytis cinerea B05.10 chromosome 11, complete sequence genome and encodes:
- the Bcdis3 gene encoding Bcdis3; this encodes MTSLKRSMGSDPYSSNISSKVYVRSTKSGKVQKIVRELYLRQDIPCSSKLCDSCLKTAPPDASGVVPPFVLSDTPAGTAAYPQGHYLVPDTNALLNALDLFEQASAFYDVIILQTVLEELRNRSLPLYNRLIGLTKSEDKRFHVFFNDFRLETYVVRETGESINDRNDRAVRRAVKWYDEHITQAVKASGGRSKKIPAVVMLSDDKENLRKAKRDGIQACSLREYVSGLEDADRLLDMISAAQEDKEARDARTSGNLYQEYYSVSKMMTGVKNGTLHQGIFNVSPYNYLEGSVNVPAFDKSLLVLGRENINRSVQGDVVVIEVLPKDQWKEPSTKIIEEETLNKDENADADEGEAVVTEKERRALQEEVKKTHSKGTENRPQPTARVVGVVKRNWRQYVGHVDESSVSQSVKQGRKQQTVFLIPMDKRIPKIRVRTRQAGEILGKRVLVTIDSWDRDSRYPVGHFVRSLGELETKGAETEALLLEYDVQYRPFPKTVLDCLPAEGHDWIVPPSVDDPGWKNRRDLRGLNICSIDPIGCQDIDDALHARPLPNGNYEVGVHIADVSHFVKPNNAMDAEASIRGTTVYLVDKRIDMLPMLLGTDLCSLKPYVERYAFSCLWEITPDAEIVNSEYTKSVIKSREAFSYEDAQKRVDDASAQDELTTNIRTLLMLSKKFKQKRMDAGALSLSSPEVKVEMESETSDPIDIKQKKHLDTMSLVEEFMLLANTSVAAKIYSAFPQTAMLRRHAAPPKTNFEELANQLKVKRGLELKVGSSRELADTLDGCVDPAEPFFNTLVRIMATRCMMSAEYFCSGTQAYPEFRHYGLASEIYTHFTSPIRRYADLVAHRQLAAAIDYEPLAASVRSKGKLEGVCKNINVRHRNAQQAGRASIEYYVGQALKGRIVEEEGFVMKVFSNGFVVFVPRFGIESLIRLRDLAEPEPEGDFDAENYVLQTKGSREVRIELFGKVMVRISDVKEESTGKRKIKAELVEVIEGKK